agCTGAGGATGAAAGTGTTGTTCATCATGGTTTAGAGAACCTGGCACATGGCGATCTTGTAACACTGATGCTTGAAGAAATTCAGGCTGACTCAGAAGGTAAATTGCTGCCGAATGGACGGATGGTGGAAAATAACCTTGTTGAAATGGGCATACCACAACAGCAGGAATCAGCTTTTTCACCTAATACACCATATACAGGAGAGTTTACTGGAACTAGTCTAGCTGTGAATAATAAATGCACGTTATATGAAAATTCCAGCATTTGCTTACCTGTAGAAGAGTTGAGGCCAGCAAATATTACTCCTTCTGTGCCCAAAAAACACAACCCTAACCAATCCGACTCGTCACTTGCTCAAAGAACAGATGACAGAACTAATTTACCTAACGGAGAACATGAATTAAATTCAGAACTACAGCTAAACAAGAAGTTGTCACCAGTAGAGAATATTACACAAAAATCACCTGACTTTAAAGATGCAAGCAGTAATTCTCAGGTTGCCAATTCTTCTGCTTCCAGTAATTCCTTTCAGCCTtcacacaaagaacaaaaaagaggaTTTGTAGGAAGCTGGGTAAAGAAATTACTAAGCAAGAATACTTCTTTTATGCCGTCAAGTGCCTCAGCTCTCAAGAATGAGAGAAGTTGCAGAACACCCTCAATGCAAAAAATGAGTGAAGTGCGGTTGCCAGTTAAGGGAGCGAGTAACTTTGGTGGATTTCAAAGCAGAGGTACAAACAAAACAACTGAGACCCCGAAGTCAGTGGCTTCTCAGAGTAAGAATGCTCATCTTTTATCAAATTTCAAAGGATTTTCTCAAAGCACTCGTCTTCCAACAGCAAGTCATACCACTACTGAAGGTCCAACTTGGAATAAGTCGGGAAGTATGCTGAGTACCTCAGGTAAAGTGACTCAGTTTCATTCACCTAGCTATAACTCTGGGAAGGCAGAAGAGTCAGAcagtgacaaaacaaaaaaacttcgcCTAAAACTGTTAAAGAAACTTAATGCTAAAAAGAAGAAGTTGGCTTCGCTGGATAGGCTAGCAGTGGaacagatgaaaaatgaaaaacctGTGAACGGAGACGCAAGTGCCCCATCACAGGTTGCACCTCACAATGACAGTGAATTATTGCAGAGCTTTTTAAGGGAACTGCAGTATCAGATTGATGTTGCTGGTAATGAATCTGAGTTTAGTGCGAACTCTGTGTCAGGGTGCACTAGCCGTAATAACAATGATGAAATACTGGCAGAATTATTGTCCCCTACTTCAACTGTTGCTTCCTTAGAGGCTCCAAAAAGTGAAGACGAATGTAAGTATATGGAAATGGTGGACAGCAGCGTTGCAGCGACAGCATCCGATGAGAAGGCCAGTGTGCCTCATGCAGCAGTGACAAGCGAGGACCACAATTATTACAGTCCTGTAAAGGACACTAATTCAGAACTTCATACAATAAACAAACCCAGTGTGAAAAAGCTTACTTTTGAGAGTCCAACAAGGGAGGATATCCTTGAAGACCTCTTCTCCATTTCAGCACCAAGCTCAATGGCAGGTGACATAGACTTACCTCATTTTGATGAAACTCTGTTTGAAACTTGGTAAATACTTGGTTTCTTGGTTTTAAGTATTTTTCAGTATTATGTATATTTTGAGACAAAGCActattaaattatattttctaaCTAGTTTAATTGCACACTGGCTGTACTTGAACAATTTACAtttgaggtattttttttcttaaaattttattgtaAGAGACGAATAAGTTtttaaggtattttatttttgtgagaAGCAGTTATTTTAGCTGTCAGATATGAtgatgatttttaattaaaaactcctGTGAGTCTTAATGTTTGCTGCTTTTAATATGGGAAATTTATCCATATTCTACTGAGTTTGAGAAATAGTAAACTTCAGTAGTCTTGATGGTGTAATGGTTTAAGAAATGTTAGGTAGTAGTGATTTATTTTACAGGACCACCCAACTCCTGCAGTTATtttgtctgacttttttttttttttttaaaaagtgctttctgTAATCAGGGATGTTTGTATCCTTTGGTACAAAGATCATTTGCAACACTAAGTTCGAGGCTGGTATTCTGTTAGGAGCTCTCCTCTTTTCAGAACTACTGTCCTACAGGCTCACTCCTTAGATCCAAGGAAGGATGGATACATGACAGAAATTTTCCTATTTAActaaaaatataatttgataGAATATTCTTCTGAGTTAGgttattttttaagtaaaattaaTAAGATTTGGGCCAGAGTTTGCAGCACTAAGAAAGGATATCAGATGTAACTTTTCGTTATTCAGAGCTGCAAATTcactaaaaaaagaaaggtttctaAGATTTAAAGTTAACTGTAAGTTAGCACCCCTTACTGTTGTCACTAGGAGTTTTCCATGGCGAGAGCTGTGCACCCCTGTCCATATACGAGAGTGCCAAGGAGAGGCAAGGTCAATAGCAAGAAAGTAATGGAAAACGTGGCAAGACAGCAGTGAGTAAGCAGAGGGATTCACACCGTGGTGTTTCTGCATTTGTACAGCTTTTGTTTTGCTAGATAGCAGTCTTTTTTAAATTCATAGACACACAGCTGAGGGTATTATATGCTAAATTAGTTTTCTCGTACTCGGAAATAACAAGGGGTTTAGCAGCAAGTCTCTGTTTCAGCCATTTGTAGGGGTATTCTgcattttttcactgtttcagaTCTTGAATTCAAAATACAAGTCCTCACTCTCCAGTAGGTGCGGCTGAACAGAATTGTTATTACCAGGCATGACTACAGATTTAAATGGTCTTGGGTTGCTTGAACCAGGTTCAGAAAGTGTTCGAAAAACTGTCAGTGGCACTGAACTCACCTTGCCAAGCTATTTCTGTTGCAATTATGTACATGTTTATCAAACTAGCACTTCAGACAATGAATGGTTTCATTCTTGAAATACAAGTCTTTGTAAAGAACTTGAGGTccttctttgttttaaatgttgTAATTGGTAACATTACAATAGAAAACAAATCAATGGGTTCTGAATGTAAAGTGCCAGTGTAATGCTGGTGAAATGTTTGCCTGTTTGTGAacttccttattaaaaaaaaaaaaaatgctgtccaaAATTAGAGTTTGATTTATCAGTGAATAAAACAGGTGCCCCTACAACACTTGAGGGGGGTGATAGGATTTTCCTGCAGAGTTTTCCAACCGATGGCTTCTATACATTCAAACCACTGAAAAGCAATGTGGCTCCCTACCCCTGACTACTTGTTGCACAGGTTTTCCCAAGCAgtggggagctgcctgcaggtgtAGATACCATCTGTGAGCATCTGGACTCCAGCTGTGAAGTGGGAGCTCCTTCGCCAGGGACTGGGACATGACACGGACCCTGGGGTGAGTGCAGCAGCAAGCCTGGGGTTGCCGTGATGCAGAATGCACAGGGCAGCGTGAGGAAGGCACCCCACTAGAAGATGAGAAGGTCCTGGTGTAAGGTGTACAATAAGGTTAACAGCAGAGAAGGGTATGGGGGCGCATCAATCTGCTGGGCATGTGTGCCTAGACAGAAGCAAGAACCTCTGgcctccaccagcagcacctcCTCAAGCGGGCGTGTGAGTCCTCAGCCTGCAGCTCATGGGGTACAGTGTGGAACCTCAGAGAGCAAATAAATAGCACTTGAGATCAAAGTGAGTATGAAACTAGATCTGTTAGTGCTGCAagttttctgctgcctttttctgAAATAGTTAGCTGAAGGTGACGCTGTGCAGATTTGTGTGTATCCATAAATGGTTTACGGCCTCTGATCCTGCGCGACTGAGAATTCAGCTGAGGTTGAATGAAAGCCCCGTGACCAAAGAAACCAGTTGGAATTTGGTTGTTACTGGACTTTTTGTTTTAAGACCagttttaaaattcagctttttatttgCCATGAAGAGAATACAAAGTGTTGTGTTCATTTTCTGTTGATTAGAAATACACTAGGTGGGCATACAGCAAACACGATCGGTGAGCAGAAGATAGTCACTGTATTTTGGAGGTTCTATCAGTGCACATTCACTGTGTTTGGAGGTTCTGTCAGTGTAACAGGGTAAATTTCCAAAAGTCTACTGGCTCTGAGCACTTGAAGGGATTATATTTTACGTGTTTCTTCACCTCTTGCATCACATAATCTTGTCAGTCTGTGTCTTCTGATTCGGGAAAGGCGCAGCTGTGGCACTTGGAGATTTACAGCTTTTAGTTCAGAATCAGCTCTGTGATGGAGGTAGCACTCCAATTCAGATCTTACTACTCCGTGATGTGTTCAAACGCTTTTTATCAAAGagtacagggaaaagaaaagggcTGCCTTCTCACACCCTGCCTACAGTAACCAGCCCCTCTGCAgaggggctgctggctggagtTTCAGCTGCATACCCGCTAGGGCACTGCTCCAGACATTCGTTGTGGTGCTGATTACAAAGCTGATTTTGATCTTGACGTTTTTCATGGCTGGCTATCGCCATTTATTCTTCTTCCAGCGTCGGTTTTTGCTTTCAGTAATTATTCCCTCCTTGACAATGTTATCAACAAGAGTGATTGTGTGTTGCCTGTGTTCCTTTCGCAAAGCTAAACAGCTGCTGTTCTCCGTGCGAGCCCCTTCGCGCTCGGAGCCAAGCGTGTTACCTCCCGAGCAGATTACGCAGCTCTAAGCGTGTGCTGTGCTTGAAAATCCACCAGGATTCGGTCTGGGAGTGGAAGAGCTTACAGGCTAAGCATAGACCGAAGACAGGGCGCGGACGGAGCGAGAGGCAGTCAGGCTAGCAGGGTGGCAGGGCTGACGCAGCCTGCAGCGTGCTTGCTTCTGCGCCGCTACGCACAAACACAGCGCAGCGGTTAACAGGGAGACGCCGACACCGCACAGCGCAGGAGAATGCGGCGGAGCCACGGGGCCCACGGAGGAGAGCGAGTGCTGGGAAAGGAGCGTGAAGAAGTAGGCCTGGCCTATTTTAATGTAGGGACTGGAAGAGTAACCTGCTGGGGCCCGGGTGCCTCTAGCTTGTGCTTTCTGGAGAGGCTGAAGAAACCCTCAGGAGGTGTTTCTCCTTGGACGTGGGTCTATATTAATTTTCTATGCAAATAACTATCTAAAGGGGCTTCTGTAATGCCCAGGATGGGGTTTGGGCTGCCTGTAATCGTGTCCAGTCTAGAAACAGGGCAAGTAGGCAACACATTAAAACAACCCGTGAGCTGCAAGGGTTGGCAGAACGCTGGGAAACCCACCACAGAAGTACCTGGCGAGGAAGCATCTCCCCTTCCCTCTTTAGAAAAATGAACTTTGGTCCCCGCGACCGGTCGTGTTAATGCAAATTCTGCCGGAGATGGAGAGCGGCGGAGCCCCGAACTGTTTTATACCCCTCTGTCAGGGGACCGTGTGTTCAACCTCTTGGGTGCTGTCTGGAGTTTTCTGGCGATGTTCAGCCGGTCCCAGCTgcgcctccctctcctccctcccgaGCAGGCGAGGGAAGCAGCTGTTGGCGGAGGGGAATCCGCCCCGGCCGGccctcgccccctcccctccgGGCCCCGGGGgcaggccgcccccccccgcccctccccgggcCAGGACACGCTTGTGTCTCACCGCGGGGGATGCCCCCCTCGCCATGCGCTGCCGCCTCGCGAGCGCGGGCGGGTTTTGAAGGAGGAACCGGGAAAACTGGCGCCCGCTTTTGACAcgagaaggagaaaaagataaaataaaaagaaaagctggtGTTTCCGCCCCGTTTCGAACCGGGGACCTTTCGCGTGTTAGGCGAACGTGATAACCACTACACTACGGAAACTCCCCATACAAAGCGTACTTTCTGCAGCCGCCTTGAGCGGGCCCACGGAGCGTGGCGGGGTGGGCGGCGCAGCactgcccccgccgccggcagctgGCATGGCGGAGGATCCGCTCCACGCCGGAGAGGCCCAGCGGCTGACGGCGGGTCTCAGGCCGCTCCCAGGGGCATAAAGGCGCCGCGGGCCGCACCCAGCCGCCGCGGAATCGGCCctcaggggaggaaaaagaaccGGCCGCCACAAAAATCTTATGTTACGTCCCTGGGTGGGCTCGAACCACCAACCTTTCGGTTAACAGC
The window above is part of the Opisthocomus hoazin isolate bOpiHoa1 chromosome 1, bOpiHoa1.hap1, whole genome shotgun sequence genome. Proteins encoded here:
- the USPL1 gene encoding SUMO-specific isopeptidase USPL1 isoform X3 codes for the protein MPNSELCSTAPEILLRDDKGSTNNTDLCLQWRNTHNLCWLDCILSALVHLETLKFALAEEYNDGKCLLQKLLTKYNQASVLLNACKRSKVKDVLPKAESHLNEIRSRIFTQLQLRLKCEFGKKESPVFALPLLLQLDQQAEKLFLHSFSWKFECVRCGYKYQDRVRKTLTTFTSIIPDWHPLNAVHVGPCNNCSDRSQRRQMIFEKIPSILMLHFVEGLPHNNLKNYAFQFEEDTYQVTSVVQYQTDKQHFITWSLNPDGTWLECDDLKGPYCKRHKRFEVPPSEIHIVIWERKSSHVPEELNSQFQSKYIEDFPLNDVQSNSTVLHCGLDNTVDKIPAEHHKEDSVRTPDKKQQQLAEDESVVHHGLENLAHGDLVTLMLEEIQADSEGKLLPNGRMVENNLVEMGIPQQQESAFSPNTPYTGEFTGTSLAVNNKCTLYENSSICLPVEELRPANITPSVPKKHNPNQSDSSLAQRTDDRTNLPNGEHELNSELQLNKKLSPVENITQKSPDFKDASSNSQVANSSASSNSFQPSHKEQKRGFVGSWVKKLLSKNTSFMPSSASALKNERSCRTPSMQKMSEVRLPVKGASNFGGFQSRGTNKTTETPKSVASQSKNAHLLSNFKGFSQSTRLPTASHTTTEGPTWNKSGSMLSTSGKVTQFHSPSYNSGKAEESDSDKTKKLRLKLLKKLNAKKKKLASLDRLAVEQMKNEKPVNGDASAPSQVAPHNDSELLQSFLRELQYQIDVAGNESEFSANSVSGCTSRNNNDEILAELLSPTSTVASLEAPKSEDECKYMEMVDSSVAATASDEKASVPHAAVTSEDHNYYSPVKDTNSELHTINKPSVKKLTFESPTREDILEDLFSISAPSSMAGDIDLPHFDETLFETW
- the USPL1 gene encoding SUMO-specific isopeptidase USPL1 isoform X2 — protein: MNCSPVETTAHEYCPVCKEKGQIQVLRTYRINFQESIFLCENPQCIYPLGYKPLNNIITPADSENHQGPSTHKKRKLCDTSDFSPIELHPKKARTNNVVNVDHTINTDPVVKCYQNSLCIPKSRVHDVLQNDRQKPTNNVESCVQKLDFETTNYQESPPKTSSPRTQLMPNSELCSTAPEILLRDDKGSTNNTDLCLQWRNTHNLCWLDCILSALVHLETLKFALAEEYNDGKCLLQKLLTKYNQASVLLNACKRSKVKDVLPKAESHLNEIRSRIFTQLQLRLKCEFGKKESPVFALPLLLQLDQQAEKLFLHSFSWKFECVRCGYKYQDRVRKTLTTFTSIIPDWHPLNAVHVGPCNNCSDRSQRRQMIFEKIPSILMLHFVEGLPHNNLKNYAFQFEEDTYQVTSVVQYQTDKQHFITWSLNPDGTWLECDDLKGPYCKRHKRFEVPPSEIHIVIWERKSSHVPEELNSQFQSKYIEDFPLNDVQSNSTVLHCGLDNTVDKIPAEHHKEDSVRTPDKKQQQLAEDESVVHHGLENLAHGDLVTLMLEEIQADSEGKLLPNGRMVENNLVEMGIPQQQESAFSPNTPYTGEFTGTSLAVNNKCTLYENSSICLPVEELRPANITPSVPKKHNPNQSDSSLAQRTDDRTNLPNGEHELNSELQLNKKLSPVENITQKSPDFKDASSNSQVANSSASSNSFQPSHKEQKRGFVGSWVKKLLSKNTSFMPSSASALKNERSCRTPSMQKMSEVRLPVKGASNFGGFQSRGTNKTTETPKSVASQSKNAHLLSNFKGFSQSTRLPTASHTTTEGPTWNKSGSMLSTSGKVTQFHSPSYNSGKAEESDSDKTKKLRLKLLKKLNAKKKKLASLDRLAVEQMKNEKPVNGDASAPSQVAPHNDSELLQSFLRELQYQIDVAGNESEFSANSVSGCTSRNNNDEILAELLSPTSTVASLEAPKSEDECKYMEMVDSSVAATASDEKASVPHAAVTSEDHNYYSPVKDTNSELHTINKPSVKKLTFESPTREDILEDLFSISAPSSMAGDIDLPHFDETLFETW